In Desulfuromonadales bacterium, one DNA window encodes the following:
- a CDS encoding Maf family nucleotide pyrophosphatase → MNSSPPDIVLASASPRRSELLARIGIRFTVQPSRASEEVLAGETPEEHVVRLSRDKAREVAQRPDVPGRWFIGSDTIVLRDDAILGKPKDAQEAAAMLRSLSGRRHRVLSGYAVFDRRSGTAVSGAVATAVRFKELTEEEIAGYIATDEPFDKAGAYAIQGIGVFMVLGIEGSYTNVVGLPLCEVVEVLERLGAVKLFENPL, encoded by the coding sequence ATGAACTCCTCTCCCCCCGACATCGTCCTCGCCTCCGCCTCGCCTCGCCGGAGCGAACTGCTCGCCCGCATCGGCATCCGCTTCACCGTACAACCAAGCCGCGCCAGCGAAGAGGTTCTGGCCGGCGAGACGCCGGAAGAGCACGTGGTGCGCCTGAGCCGGGACAAAGCCCGAGAGGTCGCGCAGAGACCGGATGTGCCGGGGCGCTGGTTTATCGGCAGCGACACCATCGTCCTGCGCGACGACGCCATCCTCGGCAAGCCGAAGGACGCGCAGGAGGCGGCCGCCATGCTGCGCTCCCTCTCCGGCCGCCGCCACCGGGTCCTCTCCGGCTACGCCGTCTTCGACCGTCGAAGCGGCACCGCCGTCAGCGGCGCCGTCGCCACGGCGGTGCGGTTCAAGGAGTTGACAGAGGAGGAGATCGCGGGGTACATTGCCACCGACGAGCCCTTCGACAAGGCGGGCGCCTACGCCATCCAGGGGATTGGCGTCTTCATGGTCCTCGGCATCGAGGGAAGCTACACCAACGTGGTGGGCCTCCCCCTGTGCGAAGTGGTCGAAGTGCTCGAACGGCTGGGGGCGGTCAAATTATTCGAAAATCCGCTGTAG
- a CDS encoding YggS family pyridoxal phosphate-dependent enzyme has product MSIQDNLAHIRSQIAAACARSGRDPAAVRLVAVSKTHPATLVEEAAAAGQRLFGESYVQEFVAKAEAVQAPVEWHFIGALQSNKIKYLRGRVGLIHSVDRFSLAEEIDRQWAKIKRTADVLLQVNLGGEESKSGVNEAGLQELVRQVAVLEHVRIRGLMTLPPYFDEAEAVRPYFRRLRELAGEIRALGLPGVEMTELSMGMSHDFMVAIEEGATLVRVGTAIFGEREYPQ; this is encoded by the coding sequence ATGTCCATCCAAGATAATCTCGCACATATCCGCAGCCAGATCGCCGCCGCCTGTGCCCGCAGCGGCCGCGATCCCGCCGCCGTGCGCCTGGTGGCGGTCTCCAAGACGCATCCGGCGACGCTGGTCGAAGAGGCGGCGGCCGCCGGCCAGCGGCTCTTCGGCGAGAGCTACGTTCAGGAGTTCGTGGCCAAGGCGGAAGCGGTGCAAGCCCCTGTGGAATGGCATTTCATCGGCGCCCTGCAGAGCAACAAGATCAAGTACCTGCGCGGCCGCGTCGGCCTCATCCACTCGGTCGACCGCTTCTCCCTGGCCGAGGAGATCGACCGCCAGTGGGCCAAAATCAAGCGGACGGCCGATGTGCTGCTGCAGGTCAATCTCGGTGGCGAAGAGAGCAAGTCGGGGGTCAACGAAGCCGGCCTGCAGGAACTGGTGCGCCAGGTGGCCGTGCTCGAACACGTCCGCATTCGCGGGCTGATGACCCTGCCGCCCTACTTCGACGAGGCCGAAGCGGTCCGTCCCTACTTCCGTCGCCTGCGGGAACTGGCCGGGGAAATCCGCGCCCTTGGCCTGCCGGGAGTAGAAATGACCGAACTGTCGATGGGGATGAGCCACGATTTCATGGTAGCCATCGAGGAGGGGGCGACCCTGGTACGGGTCGGCACGGCGATTTTCGGCGAAAGAGAGT